Below is a window of Oceanipulchritudo coccoides DNA.
ACAGTTTTCTAATAATAATCTAGGTGGGATTATTTCGGTCCCGGTATCGCTTCGGCGGTGCCGGGGCTTTTTTTGTTCTAACATCAGGAGAAATCGTGAGTCTTCAGGCGCTTTTGCATCGCCCCGATTGTCGTAATTCACCGAAAAAATTTCTTGTCAGTCACGCGGTGTGCCGTCACGTATTTATAGCGAAATGCGAACCACCCTGATTATTTCCAGCATACTCTTATCAAGTACTCACATTCCTGTTTCGTTATCCGCCCAGACAACAGTCTACACCGAGCCCATGGGCGGGAGCTATGTGACTGTTGCCGAAAGCATTTTGGGAGGGGTCTTCGTATCGTGTCCTTACATTCACGATAATGATTTTGTGGGAGACGTATCTGGTGTAGTCGATGGGACTGGATCTTCCACTGTGAGTGTTGGGGGGGCGCCCTTGGTTTCAGGGGCCTTTAATGAATCGCTCCAATTTCCCCTCTACTATCTGGAAATAACTGAGGGAGGTCACCCGTTTGAGGGGTATTCTTTTGATATCATTTCCAACACCACAGATTCAGTCATTGTATCGGCTGAGCTGGCTGCAGATTTTTCCCTTGCTGCTGGGGACCAGATTCAAATCCGCAAGCATATGACTCTCGATGACTTTTTTGCGGATGCTGAGAGTTCTTTCGCCGCATTTTTCGAAACAGTAAAGTTCTTCAACCTGGATGGTAGTATCGATCTCTATACGTGGACTGGCTCAATGTGGTCACCAGATTTCGGGACAACTGATAGTGGTCAGAGACAGATCTATCCCGGTGAAGGCTTTCTCGCGACCTTCAGCTCAGAGATCACTTTTATCGTCAGTGGCAAAGTGAAGACGACCAAGACTGTCGTTCCGATTCCCGCTTCGACGGTTTATCCTGTTTTTTATGGTTCATCAAGCCCCGTCGATGAAACTCTTGGTTCCCTGCAGCTTGCCGCTGGCGGACTGAACGACTTTTTTGGAACGGTTAAATTCATATCCGAGGATGGCAATCTCACCCCCATCACGCTCTTTACGGACTGGGGTGGGTTTATGACAGATGACTTTGGCTCGACCGATGGAAGTGCTTATCCCGTACCGGCATTGACCGCCTTACAAATTGCCAACGGGGGCATTGAAACAAACGTTGTTCTGCCAGCACCGTTTACCCCTTAATTCTATATTTTCAAATCTCACAAAGCTCTTTTTAAATGAAAAAATCCACACTTCTTTTAATGACGTCACTTTGCCTTGGCGGTGTGGCATCTTATGGTGCCGTTACGGTGCAAATTATCTCGAATGCCGCCACGGGTCAGGTTCAAGATTCCACGGGGACCGCGCTACCGGATGGTAGCCTAATGCGGGTTGGGTTCTTTGATCTTGATCCTATTACTGGACTGGGCTCTCTGAGTGCATCCCAGTTGCTTGACTCCAGTCTGGTGGAACCCTTCTTTACGGAATTTACGACCTTCACCAGCGCTAGTGGAAACTTTCTGGAGAATGACAATACCTTGGATGCGACAAATGTGGGTGATCAGGTTTACCTTTGGGTATTTAATTCACCCCTCCCAGCGACGGCTAGCGAGTACGGCATATTCAGCTCAAGTACCTGGAACTCTCCGG
It encodes the following:
- a CDS encoding PEP-CTERM sorting domain-containing protein (PEP-CTERM proteins occur, often in large numbers, in the proteomes of bacteria that also encode an exosortase, a predicted intramembrane cysteine proteinase. The presence of a PEP-CTERM domain at a protein's C-terminus predicts cleavage within the sorting domain, followed by covalent anchoring to some some component of the (usually Gram-negative) cell surface. Many PEP-CTERM proteins exhibit an unusual sequence composition that includes large numbers of potential glycosylation sites. Expression of one such protein has been shown restore the ability of a bacterium to form floc, a type of biofilm.), giving the protein MKKSTLLLMTSLCLGGVASYGAVTVQIISNAATGQVQDSTGTALPDGSLMRVGFFDLDPITGLGSLSASQLLDSSLVEPFFTEFTTFTSASGNFLENDNTLDATNVGDQVYLWVFNSPLPATASEYGIFSSSTWNSPADTGSLNMVSSAINETVVGSTDGSAPTNFLLTAVPEPAHYAALVGLIGLGVVIWRRRR